From Toxorhynchites rutilus septentrionalis strain SRP chromosome 2, ASM2978413v1, whole genome shotgun sequence, a single genomic window includes:
- the LOC129769516 gene encoding RNA exonuclease 4 isoform X2, with the protein MLHFFKRIAFVSFVLFLNLLYTIVIDVFVLLLKMVNETESGKTDADIENILNFGNLSLKSAESLLCKNVIGRGHTRLTVCSTDLTDCLAVDCEFVGVGPHGKEHMIARVSIVNMGGDVILDTYVKPQKTVIDYRTNISGIRPELIESGESYSTVRETVRLMLRGRILVGHGLKNDLLVLNLRHPRHLIRDTSRYHPIARKIRALGTPSLKNLSKLILGEEIQNGIHDSVQDARAAMKIYLIFKEEWEKSMRKSGYRKR; encoded by the exons ATGCTTCATTTTTTCAAACGAATCGCATTTGTGAGCTTTGTTTTGTTTCTAAACTTGTTGTATACAATTGTGATCGATGTTTTTGTTCTTCTACTGAAGATGGTTAATGAAACAGAATCTGGGAAAACTG ATGcggatattgaaaatattcttaATTTTGGGAACTTATCCTTAAAATCCG CCGAGAGTCTATTATGCAAAAACGTAATTGGCAGAGGACACACACGATTGACAGTGTGTTCAACCGATCTAACCGATTGTCTCGCGGTTGATTGTGAATTTGTCGGTGTGGGACCGCACGGTAAGGAACATATGATTGCCCGAGTTTCCATTGTGAATATGGGAGGGGATGTTATACTCGAcacctacgtcaaaccacaaaaAACTGTCATAGACTACAGAACAAACATAAGTGGTATCAGGCCAGAGCTGATTGAATCCGGAGAGAGTTATTCCACAGTCCGTGAAACGGTCAGGTTGATGTTACGCGGTCGAATTCTTGTCGGACACGGGTTGAAGAATGACCTGCTAGTGCTGAATCTACGCCATCCACGACA CCTTATCCGTGACACTTCCCGATATCACCCGATAGCACGTAAAATTCGTGCTCTAGGAACACCTAGTttgaaaaatttatcaaaattaaTTCTGGGTGAGGAAATTCAAAACGGTATCCATGATTCGGTGCAAGATGCCAGAGctgcaatgaaaatttaccttaTTTTCAAAGAGGAATGGGAAAAATCAATGCGAAAATCCGGATACAGAAAGCGATGA
- the LOC129769516 gene encoding RNA exonuclease 4 isoform X1 yields MLHFFKRIAFVSFVLFLNLLYTIVIDVFVLLLKMVNETESGKTDADIENILNFGNLSLKSVAESLLCKNVIGRGHTRLTVCSTDLTDCLAVDCEFVGVGPHGKEHMIARVSIVNMGGDVILDTYVKPQKTVIDYRTNISGIRPELIESGESYSTVRETVRLMLRGRILVGHGLKNDLLVLNLRHPRHLIRDTSRYHPIARKIRALGTPSLKNLSKLILGEEIQNGIHDSVQDARAAMKIYLIFKEEWEKSMRKSGYRKR; encoded by the exons ATGCTTCATTTTTTCAAACGAATCGCATTTGTGAGCTTTGTTTTGTTTCTAAACTTGTTGTATACAATTGTGATCGATGTTTTTGTTCTTCTACTGAAGATGGTTAATGAAACAGAATCTGGGAAAACTG ATGcggatattgaaaatattcttaATTTTGGGAACTTATCCTTAAAATCCG TAGCCGAGAGTCTATTATGCAAAAACGTAATTGGCAGAGGACACACACGATTGACAGTGTGTTCAACCGATCTAACCGATTGTCTCGCGGTTGATTGTGAATTTGTCGGTGTGGGACCGCACGGTAAGGAACATATGATTGCCCGAGTTTCCATTGTGAATATGGGAGGGGATGTTATACTCGAcacctacgtcaaaccacaaaaAACTGTCATAGACTACAGAACAAACATAAGTGGTATCAGGCCAGAGCTGATTGAATCCGGAGAGAGTTATTCCACAGTCCGTGAAACGGTCAGGTTGATGTTACGCGGTCGAATTCTTGTCGGACACGGGTTGAAGAATGACCTGCTAGTGCTGAATCTACGCCATCCACGACA CCTTATCCGTGACACTTCCCGATATCACCCGATAGCACGTAAAATTCGTGCTCTAGGAACACCTAGTttgaaaaatttatcaaaattaaTTCTGGGTGAGGAAATTCAAAACGGTATCCATGATTCGGTGCAAGATGCCAGAGctgcaatgaaaatttaccttaTTTTCAAAGAGGAATGGGAAAAATCAATGCGAAAATCCGGATACAGAAAGCGATGA